The following is a genomic window from Planctomycetia bacterium.
GCCCCCGTCCGAGAACTATTCCTTCAACCGCCGCCGGGCAATCGAAACGGCCTCCCTGGCGGCGTCGCACCCGATGAACCGCCGCCCCAATCGCTTCGCCGCCACCAGCGTTGTCCCGCTGCCGCAGAAGAAGTCCGCCACGCAGTCCCCCTCGCGCGTGCTTGCCCGGATGATCCGGTCGAGCAGCGCCAGCGGCTTCTGCGTGGGCCAGCCCTGTCGTTCCAATGAGACCGTCGAGAGAAACGGAATGTCCCAGACATCCGTCAGCGCCGGGCCCGCCGCGTTGAAGTAGAGCTTCCCGCGCGTCGTGGATTTGTACGGCCGTCCGTCCGTCTCAAACTTGAGCCCGTCCGTCCGGAACACGCCTTCGCGCAGGACATTGAACCGCTGCGACCCGATCTTTTTGGCATACACCAGAATCGTGTCGTGCTTGCGCCCGAACCACTGGCGCGAGACGCCGCCGGTTCGATAGTGCCAGATGATCTCGTTGAGAAAGTTCTCCTCCCCGAAGATCGTATCCAGGCAAATGCGAATGTACGCCGCGACGCGCCAATCGAGATGGACATAAAGCGTCCCGCTCCGCGCCAGCAGCCGATGACACTGCTCCAGTCTCGGATGCATGAACGCGAGATAGCCCTTGCGCCCGCCAGCGAATGAGTCCGCGTACGCCGCCTTTTTGTCTCGCTGTTTTCCCTTTTTGCCCGCCACGGTTCGCTCGCGGCCCGTCAGGAAGGGGGGATCGATATAGATCAGATCGCAGCAGCCGTCGGGCAGTCGCGACATGACTTTCAGATTGTCGCCCGAATGAACGCGATTAACGTGCGTCATGGCGCCGGGCTCTTCGTCGGCAGGGCGGGGGGGTCGAGGTCTCGGCTGCTGCCGGAAAACCACGTGTTGTTCGGCCTGTCCGGCGTCGACTCCAGATCGACAAACGCCCCATTGGGCAGCACGCGATATCCGATCGTCTGCGGCAGCACGGAATCGACGTGCCCATCGCAGAACACCGCGTTGGCCTTGGTCTGATGACGCGGATCGACCGCCGTGCGCGGCGTCCCGGCATCGCCCGTCCCGCGATCTGAAGTCGCCGTCAGCCTCGGCGGGTCCAGCGTCCAGCCGTGATTGCCGGTCTCATTGAAGCCCGTGCCGCGCAGGCTGTATTCCTTTCGGTCGCTCGCCGGCACGCCCGCCGCCGTTCCCATGCAGTCGGCGGCCATCACCGTTCCCGCGAAGCTGGCGATGCTCGACCGATTCACCGGGAAATTGATGAACTTCCCCGCCGCCTGCCGCGAGTTGCCGAGGAATTGGTGGTTGTAGCCGTAGCCCGCGTTGCGGTTGTCAGTCCACTGCGGGACCGTCGGGCACAGATAGACATTGTTGGTGTAATCGAGTCGATCGACGTCGGTCCGCGGCATGTCATAGGCGTAGATGCCCACATACTTGCCGATTATCGCGATCCAGCGCGGCCGATAGGCCAGCCCGTTGCCGACGTCGTACCAGTTCGCCGGGTTCGACACGCCGCCGCCCTTGTTGTACAGCCGGCCCGGCGGCGACACGTCGTCGTGATCGTCCGCGTACATGTGCCAGCCCGCGCCGATGCTGCGAAGCCGCGACTGACAAAGCACGGTCCGGCTCCGCTGCCGCGCTCCGGAGAGCGCAGGCAGAAGAATGGCGATGATGATCGCGATAATCGCGATCACAACAAGCAGCTCAATCAGGGTAAACGCGCGTCGCTTCACGGGGCCATACCTCCGGCGCAGAACGAGCGCCGTTGTATCCACTCTGCCCCCAATGGCAAGCGACATGCGCTATCCAATAAACTCAATCTCCCCCGCGTTCGGCACCAGGCCCGCCTCGTGCGCCTTCTTTAGGAGCAGCCGCACCGCCGCGCGGCCTCGCTCGCCGTAGTCCAGCGTCCACTTATTAACATACATCTCGACGAACTGATCGGTCAGCTTCGTGTCCAGCCCCCGGCCGAACGACAGCGCGTAGTCGATCGCCTCGCGCCGGTGATTCAGCGCATGCTCAATCGACGCCTTCAGCAACTTCGCCACTTCGGCCATCCGCTGAGGGCCCAGGTCGCGGCGAATCACGTTGCCCCCCAAGGGCAGCGGCAGGTCGGTCTGCTTCATCCACCACTCGGCCACGTCCACCACCTTGTGCAAGCCCTGCCTGGCATAGGTGAGCTGCGCCTCGTGGATGATCAGCCCGGCGTCCACCTCTCCGCGCAGCACCGCGTCGGGAATCTCGTCGAACATGACCGTCTTATGCTTGAAGGCCCCGCGGCCCATGCACAGGTTCAGCGCGAGGAAGGCCGTCGTCCGCTCGCCGGGAACCGCGATCGTCTTGCCCGCGAGGTCGGCCAGCGTCCGCGGCTCGCGGCTGATGACCATCGGCCCGTAGCCGTCGCCCATGCTGCACCCGCAGGCGAGCAGGGCATAGCGGTCCTTCACGAACGGGTAGCTGTGAATGCTGATCGCCGAGACTTCCAGCTCGCCCGACTCGGCCCGGCGGTTGAGCGACTCGATGTCGGCCATCTCGTGGGTGAACTGGTAGGGCCCGGTGTCGATGAGGTCCTTGGCCAGAGCATAAAACATGAAGGCGTCATCCGGGTCCGGCGAGTGGCCGACGCGGATCAGTTGAGCGGCTTGGATCATTTTCTTCCCTGTGGCTAATCGGGTTTCCAGGTTATTCGAGGCCGCATTATAGCCTCGCCGCCCCGGCGTGTGGGGGCCGCGCCCGCCTGCAAAAAGTCGTGAAAACTCCGCGCAGAATGCGTGCCCACCTGAGGTGACAATAGACGAAAAAAGTTTCTGGGGGCGCTGGCAACTCTCGTGACGGGCACGTGTTGGGGCAAGTCGCGTTTCAGGTGGTTTTTTGGAGAAAAAGGCCTGAGTCTTGTAGCCCGGGACCTGAGACATGGGGCTTGGGCTTGAGAGGTTTTGAATCTGAATCGCGCGAACATCATGAATGGCTCCGCCCGGCATGGATGGAACGGCCTCCTTTCACTCAAACTTGCTCCCTGTCCGCGCGGGTAAAGCCGGTTGACAGTCGGGCAAAAGATGATGAGTGGGTTGTGGTCCGATGTTGCCAGCTCAAGCCGGCGGCGAACACCAATCGGCTGAAGCCGATCCACTGTAAGGTGCACACCGGTGCACGGCCACGCATCCTCAAATGAGGTGCTTCGTCGCTACGTTTCGCCAGTGTTTCTGCAAGTATTCCGCGACCAATCGACGGTGGCAGTGGTGCGGCTTCTTTTCACTACAAAGCAGGCAGCCAAGACTGGCTGTATCCCGCGAGATGACGTTTTCGATGCCGCGCTTAGACATAAGGGCATTGAATTCTTGCTCGTAGACTGACCAACTTCCCCTGTGCTTCTTAAAGGCATCGAGGATTTCCTGTGTCGGGGCAAGTTCAGGAACGTGAATGTAGTCTATTCCACCTACCTCGCGCAGGAAGAACCGTAGGTCTTCCTTCTTCGAAAAGCCCGACAATTGAGAAGTGTTATTAAGCCGAACATCAATGATACGCTTTACACCCGCGCCACGCAGCAACTTGAAGAACTGCTCCGCTGTCGTCTTTGCGAACCCAATAGTGAAAAGCTGCACACTCACCTTATCGCTCCGCTAGTTACGGGCGGAGCCCCCGACTCCCTGAACGCGATTCGCTCGCCTTGAAGGTCGTAGGCAAGTTCGATCAGTTCGGAACGGGAACGAAACAGGTGCTCTGTCGGTACCTTAACCGCTTCGAGGAGTCGCGATTCGATTTGGTCCATAGTTTCAACCGAACCGTCCTCCAGGATGTGCCGAATGTCGATGGAGTCGGCGCGGAGATGGCGGCAAACAAGCACCGCTCGGTGACAAGTAATCGGGTCCTTTTCAGCACAGAGTAGTGCAATTCGATGAGTGGTAAGCCCACGCCTAAGCCGGTCCAATCCTTCACGGAATGCTGGAAGTTTGGCTATAAGGTCGTAACGAGCCTGTTTTTCGTGGTAACACTCTCGTTCCGATCGCCGCGCGCCGAGTTCTTGCCCGAGGAAGACGTATTGAGTCCCGGCGCGATTGAGCAACTCTGCGAGCGTCTCACGA
Proteins encoded in this region:
- a CDS encoding site-specific DNA-methyltransferase — protein: MTHVNRVHSGDNLKVMSRLPDGCCDLIYIDPPFLTGRERTVAGKKGKQRDKKAAYADSFAGGRKGYLAFMHPRLEQCHRLLARSGTLYVHLDWRVAAYIRICLDTIFGEENFLNEIIWHYRTGGVSRQWFGRKHDTILVYAKKIGSQRFNVLREGVFRTDGLKFETDGRPYKSTTRGKLYFNAAGPALTDVWDIPFLSTVSLERQGWPTQKPLALLDRIIRASTREGDCVADFFCGSGTTLVAAKRLGRRFIGCDAAREAVSIARRRLKE
- a CDS encoding prepilin-type N-terminal cleavage/methylation domain-containing protein is translated as MSLAIGGRVDTTALVLRRRYGPVKRRAFTLIELLVVIAIIAIIIAILLPALSGARQRSRTVLCQSRLRSIGAGWHMYADDHDDVSPPGRLYNKGGGVSNPANWYDVGNGLAYRPRWIAIIGKYVGIYAYDMPRTDVDRLDYTNNVYLCPTVPQWTDNRNAGYGYNHQFLGNSRQAAGKFINFPVNRSSIASFAGTVMAADCMGTAAGVPASDRKEYSLRGTGFNETGNHGWTLDPPRLTATSDRGTGDAGTPRTAVDPRHQTKANAVFCDGHVDSVLPQTIGYRVLPNGAFVDLESTPDRPNNTWFSGSSRDLDPPALPTKSPAP
- a CDS encoding DUF488 domain-containing protein; translated protein: MIENATKPCLFTIGHSDHEMPAFVSLLAQHGVTAIADVRSQPYSRFHGQFNRETLAELLNRAGTQYVFLGQELGARRSERECYHEKQARYDLIAKLPAFREGLDRLRRGLTTHRIALLCAEKDPITCHRAVLVCRHLRADSIDIRHILEDGSVETMDQIESRLLEAVKVPTEHLFRSRSELIELAYDLQGERIAFRESGAPPVTSGAIR
- a CDS encoding DUF488 domain-containing protein, which produces MQLFTIGFAKTTAEQFFKLLRGAGVKRIIDVRLNNTSQLSGFSKKEDLRFFLREVGGIDYIHVPELAPTQEILDAFKKHRGSWSVYEQEFNALMSKRGIENVISRDTASLGCLLCSEKKPHHCHRRLVAEYLQKHWRNVATKHLI
- a CDS encoding ABC transporter substrate-binding protein, translating into MIQAAQLIRVGHSPDPDDAFMFYALAKDLIDTGPYQFTHEMADIESLNRRAESGELEVSAISIHSYPFVKDRYALLACGCSMGDGYGPMVISREPRTLADLAGKTIAVPGERTTAFLALNLCMGRGAFKHKTVMFDEIPDAVLRGEVDAGLIIHEAQLTYARQGLHKVVDVAEWWMKQTDLPLPLGGNVIRRDLGPQRMAEVAKLLKASIEHALNHRREAIDYALSFGRGLDTKLTDQFVEMYVNKWTLDYGERGRAAVRLLLKKAHEAGLVPNAGEIEFIG